The following coding sequences lie in one Pseudomonas sp. B33.4 genomic window:
- a CDS encoding efflux RND transporter permease subunit yields MNLSGPFIKRPVATMLLSLAIMLLGGVSFGLLPVAPLPQMDFPVIVVQASLPGASPEVMASTVATPLERSFGAIAGVNTMSSRSSQGSTRVILQFDLDRDINGAAREVQAAINASRNLLPSGMRSMPTYKKVNPSQAPIMVLSLTSDVLEKGQLYDLASTILSQSLSQVQGVGEVQIGGSSLPAVRIELEPQALNQYGVALDDVRKTIADANVRRPKGSVEDGQRLWQIQANDQLEKAKDYESLIIHYADGAALRLKDVAKVSDGVEDRYNSGFFNDDAAVLLVINRQAGANIIETVNEIKAQLPALQAVLPASVKLNLAMDRSPVIKATLHEAEMTLLIAVALVILVVFLFLGNFRASLIPTLAVPVSLVGTFAVMYLYGFSLNNLSLMALILATGLVVDDAIVVLENISRHIDEGVKPMQAAYLGAKEVGFTLLSMNVSLVAVFLSILFMGGIVESLFREFSITLAAAIVVSLVVSLTLTPMLCARWLKPHTPGQENRLQRWSRRTNDWMVSKYATSLDWVLRHRRLTLLSLLITVGVNVALYVVVPKTFMPQQDTGQLIGFVRGDDGLSFSVMQPKMEIFRRAVLKDEAVESVAGFIGGTNGTNNAFMLVRLKPIKERQLNAQKVIERLRKEMPKVPGAQLMLMADQDLQFGGGREQTTSQYSYILQSGDLGELRKWYPKVVAALRALPELTAIDAREGAGAQQVTLIVDRDQAKRLGVDMDMVTSVLNNAYSQRQISTIYDSLNQYQVVMEVNPKYAQDPVTLKQVQVITADGARVPLSTFAHYENSLEDDRVSHEGQFASEDISFDMAEGVTVEQGSAAIERAIAKLGLPEDVIAKMAGTADAFAATQKSQPFMILGALLAVYLVLGVLYESYIHPLTILSTLPSAGVGALLSIYALGGEFSLISLLGLFLLIGVVKKNAILMIDLALQLERHQGLSPLESIRSACLQRLRPILMTTLAAILGALPLLLSRAEGAEMRQPLGLTIIGGLIFSQVLTLYTTPVVYLYLDKLRHRFNKWRGVRTDAALETPL; encoded by the coding sequence ATGAACCTCTCCGGTCCTTTCATCAAACGCCCGGTCGCGACGATGCTGCTGAGCCTGGCGATCATGCTGCTCGGCGGCGTCAGCTTCGGCCTGCTGCCCGTAGCGCCGCTGCCGCAAATGGATTTCCCGGTGATCGTCGTGCAGGCGAGCCTGCCCGGTGCCAGCCCGGAGGTCATGGCGTCGACCGTGGCGACGCCGCTGGAACGCTCGTTCGGCGCAATCGCCGGCGTCAACACCATGAGCAGCCGTTCCAGTCAGGGGTCGACCCGGGTCATTCTGCAATTTGACCTCGACCGCGACATCAACGGCGCGGCGCGGGAAGTGCAGGCGGCGATCAACGCTTCGCGAAACCTGTTGCCGAGTGGCATGCGCAGCATGCCGACCTACAAGAAGGTCAACCCGTCGCAAGCGCCGATCATGGTGCTGTCACTGACCTCCGATGTGCTGGAAAAAGGCCAACTCTACGATTTGGCCTCGACCATTCTTTCGCAGAGCCTGTCGCAAGTGCAGGGCGTCGGTGAAGTGCAGATCGGCGGCAGTTCGCTGCCGGCGGTGCGCATCGAGCTTGAACCGCAGGCGCTGAACCAGTACGGCGTAGCGCTCGACGATGTGCGCAAGACCATCGCCGATGCCAACGTGCGCCGGCCCAAGGGTTCGGTCGAAGACGGCCAACGGTTGTGGCAGATCCAGGCCAACGACCAGTTGGAGAAAGCCAAGGACTACGAATCACTGATCATCCACTACGCCGACGGCGCCGCGCTGCGCCTCAAGGACGTGGCCAAGGTCAGCGACGGCGTCGAAGACCGCTACAACAGTGGTTTCTTCAATGATGACGCGGCGGTGCTGCTGGTGATCAACCGTCAGGCCGGCGCCAACATCATCGAGACGGTCAACGAGATCAAGGCGCAATTGCCGGCGTTGCAAGCGGTGCTTCCGGCCAGCGTGAAGCTGAACCTGGCCATGGACCGCTCGCCGGTGATCAAGGCAACCCTGCATGAAGCCGAGATGACCCTGCTGATTGCCGTGGCGCTGGTGATTCTGGTGGTGTTCCTGTTCCTCGGTAACTTCCGCGCTTCGCTGATTCCGACATTGGCCGTACCAGTGTCGCTGGTGGGCACTTTTGCGGTGATGTACCTCTACGGTTTCTCGCTGAACAACCTGTCGCTGATGGCGCTGATTCTGGCGACCGGCCTGGTGGTGGACGATGCCATTGTGGTGCTGGAGAACATCTCCCGGCACATCGATGAAGGCGTCAAACCGATGCAGGCCGCCTACCTCGGAGCCAAGGAAGTCGGTTTCACCTTGCTGTCGATGAACGTCTCGCTGGTGGCGGTATTCCTGTCGATCCTGTTCATGGGCGGGATTGTCGAAAGCCTGTTTCGCGAGTTTTCCATCACCCTGGCGGCAGCCATTGTCGTCTCGCTGGTGGTTTCCCTGACGCTGACGCCGATGCTCTGTGCCCGTTGGCTGAAACCGCACACGCCGGGGCAGGAGAACCGCCTGCAACGCTGGAGCCGGCGCACCAACGACTGGATGGTCAGCAAGTACGCGACCAGCCTCGATTGGGTGCTGCGCCACCGCCGGCTGACATTGCTCAGTCTGCTGATCACCGTTGGCGTGAACGTCGCGCTGTATGTAGTGGTGCCGAAAACCTTCATGCCGCAGCAGGACACCGGCCAGTTGATCGGTTTCGTGCGCGGTGACGACGGCCTGTCGTTCAGCGTGATGCAGCCGAAAATGGAAATCTTCCGCCGTGCCGTGCTCAAAGACGAGGCGGTGGAAAGCGTCGCCGGGTTCATCGGTGGCACCAACGGCACCAATAACGCCTTTATGCTGGTGCGTTTGAAGCCGATCAAGGAACGCCAGCTCAACGCGCAGAAAGTCATCGAGCGCCTGCGCAAGGAAATGCCCAAGGTGCCCGGTGCGCAACTGATGCTGATGGCGGATCAGGATCTGCAATTTGGCGGTGGTCGTGAGCAGACTACGTCGCAGTACAGCTACATCCTGCAAAGCGGTGATCTGGGCGAGTTGCGCAAGTGGTATCCAAAAGTGGTTGCCGCCCTGCGCGCGTTGCCTGAGCTGACCGCCATTGACGCCCGTGAGGGAGCCGGCGCACAGCAAGTGACACTGATTGTCGACCGCGATCAGGCGAAACGCCTCGGTGTCGACATGGACATGGTCACCTCGGTGCTGAACAACGCCTACAGCCAGCGGCAGATCTCGACGATCTACGACAGCCTCAACCAGTATCAGGTGGTGATGGAGGTCAATCCGAAATACGCCCAGGACCCGGTGACGCTAAAGCAAGTGCAGGTGATCACCGCTGACGGCGCGCGGGTTCCGTTGTCGACCTTTGCCCATTACGAAAACAGTCTGGAAGACGACCGCGTCAGTCACGAAGGCCAGTTCGCCTCCGAAGACATTTCCTTCGACATGGCCGAAGGCGTGACGGTGGAGCAGGGCAGCGCTGCCATCGAGCGGGCGATTGCCAAGCTCGGCCTGCCGGAAGACGTCATCGCGAAAATGGCCGGCACCGCCGACGCCTTCGCCGCGACGCAGAAGAGCCAGCCGTTCATGATTCTCGGCGCGCTGCTGGCGGTGTATCTGGTGTTGGGCGTGCTGTATGAAAGCTACATCCATCCGCTGACGATCCTGTCGACCCTGCCGTCGGCCGGGGTCGGCGCGTTGCTGTCGATCTATGCGCTGGGCGGCGAGTTCAGTCTGATCTCGTTGCTCGGGCTGTTCCTGCTGATTGGTGTGGTGAAGAAAAACGCCATTCTGATGATCGACCTCGCGCTGCAACTGGAACGTCATCAGGGCCTGTCGCCGCTGGAGTCGATTCGCAGTGCCTGCCTGCAGCGCCTGCGGCCGATTCTGATGACCACCCTGGCGGCGATTCTCGGCGCCTTGCCGTTGCTGCTCAGCCGGGCCGAAGGCGCGGAAATGCGCCAGCCGCTCGGTTTGACGATCATCGGCGGGCTGATTTTCAGCCAGGTGCTGACGCTCTACACCACGCCTGTGGTTTACCTCTATCTCGACAAGCTGCGCCATCGTTTCAACAAATGGCGTGGCGTGCGTACTGACGCCGCTCTGGAAACTCCGCTATGA
- a CDS encoding MdtB/MuxB family multidrug efflux RND transporter permease subunit yields the protein MNISRLFILRPVATTLSMLAIVLAGLIAYRLLPVSALPQVDYPTIRVMTLYPGASPDVMTSAVTAPLERQFGQMPGLTQMASTSSGGASVLTLRFSLDINMDVAEQQVQAAINAATNLLPTDLPAPPVYNKVNPADTPVLTLAITSKTMLLPKLNDLVDTRMAQKIAQISGVGMVSIAGGQRQAVRIKVNPEALAANSLNLSDVRTLIGASNVNQPKGNFDGPTRVSMLDANDQLTSPKDYANLILAYKNGAPLRLKDVAEIVDGAENERLAAWANQNQAVLLNIQRQPGANVIEVVDRIKALLPSITDNLPAGLDVTVLTDRTQTIRASVTDVQHELLIAIALVVMVTFLFLRRASATIIPSVAVPLSLIGTFGVMYLAGFSVNNLTLMALTIATGFVVDDAIVMLENISRFIEEGDSPMQAALKGAKQIGFTLISLTLSLIAVLIPLLFMADVVGRLFREFAITLAVAILISLVVSLTLTPMMCARLLKREPEAHEQGRFYRASGAVIDWMIAEYGRMLRWVLKHQPLTLLVAIGTLALTVFLYMVVPKGFFPVQDTGVIQGISEAPQSISFAAMGERQQELAKIILEDPAVQSLSSYIGVDGDNATLNSGRLLINLKPHGDRDLSATEVIARLQPQLDKLVGIRLFMQPVQDLTIEDRVSRTQYQFSMSSPDSELLSQWSGRLVEALAQRPELTDVASDLQDKGLQVYLVIDRDAASRLGVSVANITDALYDAFGQRQISTIYTQASQYRVVLQAQAGEKIGPQALDQIHVKTTDGAQVRLSSLAHVEERQAQLAITHIGQFPAVMMSFNLAPGVALGHAVDIIEQVQQDIGMPVGVQTQFQGAAEAFQASLSSTLLLILAAVVTMYIVLGVLYESYIHPITILSTLPSAAVGALLALLLSGNDLGMIAIIGIILLIGIVKKNAIMMIDFALDAERNQGMAPQEAIYQAALLRFRPILMTTLAALFGAVPLMLATGSGAELRQPLGLVMVGGLLVSQVLTLFTTPVIYLYFDRLGRRFGKTNTDSEEVSV from the coding sequence ATGAACATTTCGCGGCTGTTCATCCTCCGACCGGTAGCCACTACCCTGAGCATGCTGGCCATTGTCCTGGCCGGTCTGATCGCTTATCGCTTGCTGCCGGTATCGGCGTTGCCACAGGTCGATTACCCGACGATCCGCGTCATGACCCTGTATCCCGGCGCCAGCCCGGATGTGATGACCAGTGCCGTGACCGCGCCACTTGAGCGCCAGTTCGGGCAAATGCCGGGCCTCACGCAAATGGCCTCGACCAGTTCCGGCGGTGCGTCGGTGCTGACCCTTCGTTTCAGCCTCGACATCAACATGGACGTCGCCGAGCAGCAGGTGCAAGCCGCCATCAACGCCGCGACCAATCTGCTGCCGACCGATTTGCCAGCGCCGCCGGTGTACAACAAGGTCAACCCGGCGGACACCCCGGTACTGACCCTGGCGATCACCTCGAAAACCATGTTGCTGCCCAAGCTCAATGACCTGGTCGATACGCGCATGGCGCAGAAAATCGCCCAGATCAGCGGTGTCGGCATGGTCAGTATTGCCGGCGGTCAACGTCAGGCCGTGCGGATCAAGGTCAACCCGGAAGCGCTGGCCGCGAACAGCCTGAACCTGTCGGACGTGCGCACCTTGATCGGCGCCTCCAACGTCAACCAGCCGAAAGGCAACTTTGACGGCCCGACGCGGGTGTCGATGCTCGACGCCAACGATCAGCTGACCTCGCCCAAGGATTACGCCAACCTGATCCTCGCCTACAAGAACGGCGCACCGCTGCGGCTCAAGGATGTCGCGGAAATCGTCGATGGCGCCGAGAACGAGCGTCTCGCCGCGTGGGCCAACCAGAATCAGGCGGTATTGCTCAACATCCAGCGTCAGCCGGGCGCCAACGTGATCGAGGTGGTCGACCGCATCAAGGCATTGCTGCCGAGCATCACCGATAACCTGCCGGCCGGTCTTGATGTCACCGTGCTGACCGACCGCACACAAACCATCCGTGCATCGGTCACCGACGTACAACACGAATTGCTCATCGCCATCGCCCTGGTGGTGATGGTGACCTTCCTGTTCCTGCGCCGCGCCAGTGCCACGATCATTCCGTCGGTGGCGGTGCCGCTGTCGCTGATCGGCACCTTTGGCGTTATGTACCTGGCCGGCTTCTCGGTCAACAACCTGACCCTGATGGCTCTGACCATTGCCACCGGTTTCGTGGTCGACGATGCGATCGTCATGCTGGAAAACATTTCGCGCTTCATCGAAGAAGGCGATAGCCCTATGCAAGCGGCGCTCAAAGGCGCCAAGCAGATCGGCTTCACCTTGATCTCGCTGACGCTGTCGCTGATCGCGGTACTGATTCCGCTGCTGTTCATGGCGGACGTGGTCGGGCGCCTGTTCCGCGAATTTGCCATCACCCTGGCCGTGGCGATCCTGATTTCCCTGGTGGTTTCACTGACCCTGACGCCGATGATGTGCGCGCGTCTGCTCAAGCGTGAGCCGGAAGCACATGAACAGGGCCGTTTCTACCGTGCCAGCGGTGCTGTCATCGACTGGATGATTGCCGAATACGGTCGGATGCTGCGCTGGGTGCTCAAACACCAGCCGCTGACCTTGCTGGTCGCCATCGGCACACTGGCGTTGACCGTGTTCCTCTATATGGTCGTGCCGAAAGGCTTCTTCCCGGTGCAGGACACCGGGGTGATTCAGGGTATTTCCGAGGCGCCGCAGTCGATTTCCTTTGCCGCGATGGGTGAGCGTCAGCAGGAACTGGCGAAGATCATTCTGGAAGATCCGGCAGTGCAGAGCCTGTCGTCCTACATCGGTGTCGACGGCGATAACGCCACGCTCAACAGCGGTCGCTTGCTGATCAACCTCAAGCCCCATGGCGATCGCGATCTGAGCGCCACTGAAGTGATTGCACGCCTGCAACCGCAACTGGACAAACTGGTCGGCATCCGCCTGTTCATGCAGCCGGTGCAGGACCTGACCATCGAAGACCGCGTCAGCCGCACTCAGTATCAGTTCAGCATGTCCTCGCCGGATTCCGAGCTGCTCAGTCAGTGGAGCGGCCGTCTGGTCGAAGCGCTGGCCCAGCGTCCGGAACTGACCGACGTTGCCAGTGATTTGCAGGACAAGGGTTTGCAGGTCTATCTGGTAATCGATCGCGATGCCGCCTCACGTCTGGGCGTCTCGGTGGCGAATATTACCGACGCGCTGTACGACGCCTTCGGCCAGCGGCAGATTTCGACCATCTACACCCAAGCCAGCCAGTACCGCGTGGTGCTGCAAGCCCAGGCCGGAGAGAAGATCGGCCCGCAGGCGCTGGACCAGATTCACGTCAAGACCACTGATGGCGCGCAGGTTCGTCTGTCGAGTCTGGCCCACGTCGAAGAACGTCAGGCGCAACTGGCGATCACCCATATCGGCCAGTTCCCGGCAGTGATGATGTCGTTCAACCTGGCGCCTGGTGTGGCGCTGGGGCATGCGGTCGACATTATCGAACAGGTGCAGCAGGACATCGGCATGCCGGTGGGCGTGCAGACCCAGTTCCAGGGGGCGGCGGAAGCGTTCCAGGCTTCGCTGTCGAGCACCTTGCTGCTGATTCTGGCGGCGGTGGTGACCATGTACATCGTGCTGGGCGTGCTGTACGAGAGCTACATTCACCCGATCACCATTCTCTCGACCTTGCCGTCGGCGGCAGTTGGCGCCTTGCTGGCATTGCTGCTCAGTGGCAATGATCTGGGCATGATCGCCATTATCGGCATCATCCTGCTGATCGGTATCGTGAAAAAGAACGCGATCATGATGATCGACTTCGCCCTCGATGCCGAACGCAATCAAGGCATGGCCCCGCAGGAGGCGATCTATCAAGCGGCGCTGCTGCGCTTCCGGCCGATCCTGATGACCACGCTGGCGGCGCTGTTTGGTGCGGTGCCATTGATGCTCGCCACCGGTTCCGGCGCAGAGTTGCGTCAGCCGCTGGGTCTGGTGATGGTCGGCGGTTTGTTGGTGAGCCAAGTGCTGACACTGTTCACAACGCCAGTGATCTACCTGTATTTCGACCGCCTCGGTCGGCGCTTTGGCAAGACCAATACCGATAGCGAAGAGGTGTCGGTATGA
- a CDS encoding MdtA/MuxA family multidrug efflux RND transporter periplasmic adaptor subunit, giving the protein MVNDSMQSSPRNSRRWLISLLVLLVIAVLCWKFWPAGSAHKEGADKAAAGHTGRSGMMRPGFGGGAGPIPVRVAPAVTGDFPLYYKALGTVTALNTINVRSRVGGELVKINFEEGQMVKAGDLLAEIDPRPYQNALLQAEGTLLQNQAQLKNAQVDVERYRGLYKEDSIAKQTLDTAEALVGQYLGTVKTNQAAVNDAKLNLEFTKIRAPIGGRVGLRQVDVGNLVTANDTTFLAVITQTQPISVAFTLPENSLETVLARYRSGAKLPAEAWDRGDTKLQATGVLQSLDNQIDVATGTLKFKARYENRDQALFPNQFVNVHLLADTLKGVVLAPSAAIQFGTNGTFVYALDGDKKVTIRQLKIGASDGENTVITEGLAAGDRVVLEGTDRLKEGSEVEVVNDSNQVPTTPTEHLQGKSAATPTDAAVTDKAKKGA; this is encoded by the coding sequence ATGGTTAATGACTCCATGCAATCGTCCCCTCGTAACTCCCGTCGCTGGCTGATCAGCCTGCTTGTCTTGTTGGTGATCGCCGTTCTGTGCTGGAAATTCTGGCCCGCCGGTTCGGCCCACAAAGAGGGCGCTGACAAGGCGGCGGCCGGGCACACCGGGCGTTCGGGGATGATGCGGCCGGGCTTCGGTGGCGGCGCCGGGCCGATTCCGGTGCGCGTGGCGCCGGCGGTCACCGGCGACTTCCCGCTGTATTACAAGGCGCTGGGCACGGTGACCGCGCTCAACACCATCAATGTGCGCAGCCGGGTGGGCGGCGAATTGGTGAAAATCAATTTCGAAGAAGGGCAGATGGTCAAGGCTGGCGACCTGCTGGCAGAGATCGATCCACGTCCATACCAGAACGCCTTGCTGCAGGCCGAAGGCACGTTGCTGCAGAATCAGGCGCAACTGAAGAATGCTCAGGTCGACGTCGAGCGTTATCGCGGTTTGTACAAAGAGGACAGCATCGCCAAACAGACGCTGGACACCGCCGAAGCGCTGGTTGGCCAGTACCTGGGCACGGTCAAGACCAATCAGGCCGCGGTCAACGACGCCAAGCTCAATCTCGAATTCACCAAAATCCGCGCGCCGATCGGCGGTCGCGTCGGCCTGCGTCAGGTCGATGTCGGCAACCTGGTCACCGCCAACGACACCACTTTCCTCGCGGTGATCACCCAGACACAACCGATCAGCGTCGCTTTCACTTTGCCGGAAAACAGCCTTGAAACCGTGCTCGCCCGCTATCGCAGCGGCGCCAAGCTGCCGGCCGAAGCGTGGGATCGCGGCGACACCAAACTGCAAGCCACCGGTGTGCTGCAAAGCCTCGACAACCAGATCGACGTCGCCACCGGCACCCTGAAATTCAAGGCCCGTTACGAAAACCGCGATCAGGCTTTGTTCCCCAATCAGTTCGTCAACGTTCATTTGCTCGCTGACACGTTGAAAGGCGTGGTGCTGGCACCGTCGGCGGCCATCCAGTTCGGCACCAACGGCACCTTCGTCTATGCACTGGACGGCGACAAGAAAGTCACCATTCGCCAACTGAAGATCGGTGCCAGTGATGGCGAAAACACCGTCATTACCGAAGGTCTGGCCGCTGGCGACCGCGTGGTACTGGAAGGTACCGACCGCCTGAAGGAAGGCAGTGAGGTGGAAGTGGTCAACGACAGCAATCAAGTGCCGACCACTCCAACTGAACACCTGCAAGGCAAATCTGCTGCCACCCCGACTGACGCTGCTGTCACCGATAAGGCCAAGAAGGGCGCATGA
- the tpx gene encoding thiol peroxidase has protein sequence MAQVTLKGNPVQVNGQLPQAGSKAPAFSLVAGNLSDVTLQDFAGKRKVLNIFPSVDTPTCATSVRKFNAQANDISNTVVLCISADLPFAQARFCGAEGLENVQNLSTLRGAEFIENYGVAIADGPLKGLTARAVVVLDENDNVLHSELVKEIAEEPNYEAALSVLK, from the coding sequence ATGGCTCAAGTCACCCTTAAAGGCAATCCGGTTCAAGTCAACGGCCAGTTGCCACAAGCCGGTTCCAAGGCGCCAGCCTTTTCTCTGGTTGCCGGCAATCTGTCCGACGTCACCCTGCAAGACTTCGCCGGCAAGCGCAAAGTCCTGAACATCTTCCCAAGCGTCGACACCCCGACCTGCGCGACCTCCGTGCGCAAGTTCAACGCTCAGGCGAACGACATCAGCAACACCGTGGTGCTGTGCATCTCCGCTGACCTGCCGTTCGCCCAGGCGCGTTTCTGCGGCGCTGAAGGTCTGGAAAACGTACAGAACCTGTCGACCCTGCGCGGTGCCGAGTTCATCGAGAACTACGGCGTGGCCATCGCTGACGGCCCGCTGAAAGGCCTGACCGCCCGTGCGGTCGTGGTTCTGGACGAAAACGACAACGTCCTGCACAGCGAACTGGTCAAGGAAATCGCTGAAGAGCCTAACTACGAAGCGGCACTGTCCGTTCTCAAGTAA
- a CDS encoding YciI family protein, with protein MRFMILVKASADSEAGIMPSEELITEMGNFNEELVKAGILIDCDGLHPSSKGARVRFSGDKRTVIDGPFIETKELVAGYWIWEVKSKEEAIEWVKRCPNPMPGDSEIEIRQIFSAEDFGAEFTPEARAQEERIREQAKKNS; from the coding sequence ATGCGATTCATGATCCTTGTCAAAGCCAGCGCCGATTCCGAAGCCGGCATCATGCCCAGCGAAGAGCTGATCACCGAAATGGGCAATTTCAATGAAGAACTGGTCAAGGCCGGCATCCTGATCGATTGCGATGGCCTGCATCCGAGCAGCAAAGGCGCCCGCGTACGCTTCTCCGGCGATAAACGCACGGTCATCGACGGCCCCTTTATCGAAACCAAGGAGTTGGTCGCCGGTTACTGGATCTGGGAAGTGAAGTCAAAAGAAGAAGCCATCGAATGGGTCAAGCGCTGCCCGAACCCAATGCCGGGCGATTCTGAAATTGAAATCCGCCAGATATTTTCTGCCGAAGACTTCGGCGCAGAATTCACCCCGGAAGCGCGCGCTCAGGAAGAACGCATCCGCGAACAAGCCAAGAAAAACAGCTGA
- a CDS encoding DUF6124 family protein, protein MKKPTPNPPESDADTTSPYASVDSKKLHEAADRALDYYLNPAARIMSSANEPEPMYLANPRYNTESLLANASETLGSASEMLINFAASLETSQRKTALGIAQVVMLGELAVNQALDHVELND, encoded by the coding sequence ATGAAAAAACCGACACCCAATCCCCCAGAATCAGACGCCGACACCACATCCCCCTACGCCTCGGTCGACAGTAAAAAACTCCACGAAGCCGCCGACCGCGCCCTCGACTACTACCTCAATCCCGCCGCCCGCATCATGTCCAGCGCCAACGAGCCAGAACCCATGTACCTCGCCAATCCCAGGTACAACACCGAATCCCTGCTCGCCAACGCCAGCGAAACCCTCGGCTCGGCCAGCGAGATGCTCATCAACTTCGCCGCCTCGCTGGAAACGTCGCAGCGCAAGACCGCACTGGGCATCGCACAGGTCGTCATGCTGGGTGAGCTTGCGGTGAATCAAGCCTTGGATCACGTCGAGCTCAATGACTGA
- a CDS encoding DUF1254 domain-containing protein, producing MHAALKAAGFSLMTMFVSCGVGAQDLDTPIGKIAMEGELPSHESIAKLYAELDFQQATQSYLWALPLVSYAQWQEEFREKLGARSGDLMVLNSYEDKLGVITANATTPYILGFVDLSETGPLVIELPPGPTAGGIGDFWQRAIIDMGQTGPDKGQGGKYLVLPPGAEPPADAGRYYLAKSETMNVLVGFRVLDPDPAKGKALVEKFKMYPYAQRNKPGDTRLLSPQGKPWSGTQPQGIAYWERLYQIIQKEPVNERDRFYMAMLASLGIEKDKPFNPNTHQRQALEQGAQVGELIAKANTFAKRFPDAQYWPDRHWDTVLNIAEPSQRVAYYDQLWERSAWFYEAVTNTKGMVSKTPGLGQTYLGAYTDAKGDWLDGGKSYRLHVGANPPARQFWSMTVYDITSRGLIDNPQRKADLSSRQDLQKNPDGSVDLYFGPTAPKGLESNWVQTLPGKHWFSYFRLYAPTEAYFDKSWKLDDITLAQ from the coding sequence ATGCACGCAGCCCTCAAAGCCGCCGGTTTCAGTTTGATGACGATGTTTGTCAGTTGTGGCGTCGGCGCCCAGGACCTCGATACCCCTATCGGCAAGATCGCTATGGAGGGCGAGCTGCCGAGCCATGAATCGATTGCCAAACTGTACGCCGAACTGGATTTCCAGCAGGCGACCCAGAGTTATCTGTGGGCCTTGCCGCTGGTGTCTTATGCCCAGTGGCAGGAAGAGTTTCGCGAAAAGCTCGGCGCGCGCAGCGGCGATCTGATGGTACTCAACAGCTACGAAGACAAGCTCGGGGTGATCACCGCCAACGCCACTACCCCCTACATTCTCGGCTTCGTCGATCTGAGTGAAACCGGGCCACTGGTCATCGAATTGCCACCGGGGCCGACCGCTGGCGGCATCGGTGATTTCTGGCAGCGGGCGATCATCGACATGGGGCAGACCGGCCCGGATAAGGGTCAGGGCGGCAAATACCTGGTGCTGCCACCCGGAGCCGAACCACCGGCAGATGCCGGCCGGTACTACCTGGCCAAATCGGAAACCATGAACGTGCTGGTGGGTTTCCGTGTGCTCGATCCGGACCCGGCCAAGGGCAAGGCACTGGTCGAAAAGTTCAAGATGTACCCGTACGCCCAACGCAATAAGCCGGGTGACACTCGCCTGCTCTCGCCGCAAGGCAAACCTTGGTCCGGTACACAGCCCCAAGGCATCGCCTACTGGGAACGCCTGTACCAGATCATCCAGAAAGAACCGGTCAACGAGCGTGACCGGTTCTACATGGCGATGCTTGCCAGCCTCGGTATCGAAAAGGACAAACCCTTCAACCCCAATACCCATCAACGTCAGGCCCTTGAGCAAGGTGCGCAGGTCGGCGAACTGATTGCCAAGGCCAACACCTTCGCCAAGCGTTTCCCTGACGCTCAGTATTGGCCCGACCGGCACTGGGACACGGTGCTGAACATCGCCGAGCCATCCCAACGTGTGGCCTATTACGATCAGTTGTGGGAACGCAGTGCCTGGTTCTACGAGGCGGTCACCAACACCAAAGGCATGGTTTCCAAAACGCCGGGGCTGGGCCAGACCTACCTCGGCGCCTACACCGATGCCAAGGGTGACTGGCTCGACGGTGGCAAGAGCTATCGCCTGCACGTTGGCGCCAACCCGCCGGCCAGACAATTCTGGTCGATGACCGTTTACGACATCACCAGCCGCGGCCTGATCGACAATCCGCAGCGCAAGGCCGACCTTTCTTCGCGTCAGGATTTGCAGAAGAACCCCGACGGCTCGGTGGACCTGTACTTCGGTCCGACCGCGCCCAAGGGCCTGGAAAGCAACTGGGTGCAAACCCTGCCCGGCAAACACTGGTTCAGTTATTTCCGTCTGTACGCGCCGACTGAAGCGTATTTCGACAAGAGCTGGAAACTCGACGACATCACGCTCGCGCAATAA